In a single window of the Candidatus Eremiobacteraceae bacterium genome:
- a CDS encoding GDP-mannose 4,6-dehydratase, producing the protein MRAFITGADGFVGQWLVRELQDAGYEVHGGSRAPRMPLRTLDAVRASAMHWHRIDLLEPESLRTAINVSRPDAIFHLAAQSNVPASISDPADTIEVNLLGTVRLLDACRHEAPDAMVVVVGSADVYGAADPAQMPLREDAPLRPVNPYAASKAAAEVATLQYARCGWVRALVTRSFNHTGPGQSEAFAAPAFAQQIAAIRSGEQPPVLHVGNLKALRDFLDVRDVVAAYRLLAERGGPCNVYNVCSGAVVSMRDIVDELARIAGVTVKVEEDPARMRPSDTPLLVGDAGALQRTTGWRPSIPLSQTLTDLLASYA; encoded by the coding sequence GTGCGCGCATTCATCACCGGAGCGGACGGCTTCGTCGGTCAGTGGCTCGTCCGAGAACTGCAAGACGCGGGCTACGAAGTGCACGGGGGTTCGCGCGCGCCGCGCATGCCGCTCCGCACACTCGATGCCGTTCGGGCGAGCGCGATGCATTGGCATCGCATCGACCTCTTAGAGCCGGAGTCACTGCGCACGGCCATCAACGTGTCGCGGCCCGATGCGATCTTCCACCTTGCGGCTCAGTCGAACGTGCCCGCATCCATCTCGGATCCCGCCGACACCATTGAAGTCAACCTGCTCGGCACGGTGAGGTTGCTCGACGCTTGCCGGCACGAAGCGCCCGATGCGATGGTCGTCGTGGTGGGATCGGCCGATGTGTACGGCGCGGCGGACCCGGCGCAGATGCCGTTGCGCGAAGACGCGCCGCTGCGGCCGGTCAACCCTTACGCGGCGAGCAAAGCCGCGGCCGAGGTGGCGACGCTCCAGTACGCGCGCTGCGGTTGGGTGCGTGCGCTCGTCACAAGGTCGTTCAATCACACAGGCCCCGGACAAAGCGAGGCATTCGCCGCGCCGGCATTCGCACAACAGATCGCCGCGATCCGATCCGGCGAACAGCCGCCGGTCCTTCACGTCGGCAATCTCAAAGCATTGCGCGATTTCCTCGACGTCCGCGACGTGGTCGCCGCGTACCGGCTGCTCGCCGAGCGAGGCGGACCGTGCAACGTGTACAACGTATGCAGCGGAGCGGTCGTGAGCATGCGGGATATCGTCGATGAGTTGGCGCGCATCGCGGGCGTCACCGTGAAGGTCGAAGAAGACCCTGCGCGCATGAGACCATCTGACACGCCGCTGCTCGTCGGCGACGCCGGCGCGTTGCAGCGCACCACCGGTTGGCGGCCGTCGATTCCTCTTTCTCAAACGTTGACGGACTTGCTCGCGTCGTACGCGTAG
- a CDS encoding acetyl-CoA C-acyltransferase, which yields MNETVILSAVRTPVGKLGGSLSSLAVTTLGAEAVRAAVAKSGVAHEDLDFVILGEVIQAGAGQAPARQAMLIAGLPKTVVADTVNKVCASGMLAIANGHRLIQTGDARTVVAGGMESMSNAPYMAPNARFGYKMGNGQFLDAMVHDGLWCPFFHCMMADATDGVSTYLGVTRAQQDEFALRSHKRAIEAHEQGRFADEMIPLKVATKQRGRLVIDVVPVSRSPVGVGAMRIDETPQQFVADPKVFSPYLADPNAPFTLVDRDEAPRKDTSLEVLAKLKPIVKNGNITAGNAPGVNDAASALVLASADFAKAHGLAPLGVVKGHACAAWDPPYLPLVPAMAAQKLLDAHGLKVEDIALWEINEAFAAVSLLSSERLGLDLDRVNVDGGAIAIGHPLGASGSRIVAHLVHALRRRGGGLGIAAICSGGGQGDALLVEVR from the coding sequence ATGAATGAAACAGTCATACTTTCGGCCGTGCGCACGCCGGTCGGCAAACTCGGCGGCAGCTTATCGTCGCTCGCCGTCACCACGCTCGGCGCCGAAGCGGTGCGCGCCGCGGTCGCCAAGAGCGGCGTCGCTCACGAGGATCTCGACTTCGTCATCCTCGGCGAAGTGATCCAGGCCGGTGCGGGTCAAGCGCCGGCTCGACAAGCCATGCTCATCGCAGGCCTGCCGAAAACCGTGGTGGCCGACACGGTCAACAAAGTTTGCGCTTCCGGAATGCTCGCGATCGCGAACGGTCACCGTTTGATCCAAACGGGCGACGCGCGCACGGTCGTCGCCGGCGGCATGGAAAGCATGTCGAACGCGCCGTACATGGCGCCGAACGCACGCTTCGGCTACAAGATGGGCAACGGACAATTCCTCGACGCGATGGTGCACGATGGTTTGTGGTGCCCGTTCTTCCACTGCATGATGGCCGACGCCACCGATGGCGTCTCGACCTATCTCGGCGTCACGCGCGCGCAGCAAGACGAATTCGCGCTGCGCAGCCACAAGCGCGCGATCGAAGCGCACGAGCAAGGCCGATTCGCCGACGAGATGATCCCGCTTAAAGTCGCGACCAAGCAGCGCGGGAGACTCGTGATCGACGTCGTGCCGGTCTCGCGATCGCCCGTGGGTGTCGGCGCGATGCGCATAGACGAGACACCGCAGCAATTCGTCGCAGACCCGAAGGTCTTCTCACCGTATCTTGCCGATCCGAACGCGCCGTTCACGCTGGTCGATCGCGACGAGGCGCCGCGCAAGGATACAAGCCTCGAAGTGCTCGCCAAACTCAAGCCAATCGTGAAAAACGGCAACATCACCGCAGGCAACGCGCCGGGCGTGAACGATGCGGCGTCCGCGCTGGTCTTGGCCAGTGCCGATTTCGCGAAAGCGCACGGTCTGGCGCCGCTCGGCGTCGTCAAGGGCCACGCATGTGCCGCCTGGGATCCGCCGTACTTGCCGCTCGTGCCGGCGATGGCCGCCCAAAAGCTGCTCGACGCGCACGGTCTTAAGGTCGAAGATATCGCACTGTGGGAGATCAATGAGGCATTCGCGGCCGTGAGCCTGTTGTCGTCCGAGCGGCTCGGATTGGATCTCGACCGGGTCAACGTCGACGGAGGCGCCATCGCGATCGGTCATCCGCTCGGCGCCAGCGGCTCGCGTATCGTCGCGCACTTGGTGCATGCGTTGCGCCGTCGAGGCGGCGGTCTCGGCATCGCCGCTATCTGCAGCGGCGGCGGACAAGGCGACGCACTGCTCGTGGAAGTCCGCTAA
- a CDS encoding acyl-CoA dehydrogenase family protein, which translates to MNFELSDDQRAIREAVSAFAAREIAPHAAQWDRDHTFPVELFKSLGEIGIMGMSVSEKYGGAQLDAISVAISIEELSRADAGVGVTVSVHAGLITRIIEGFASEALRLMYLPNMCAGEWLGGFALTEAESGSDASGLRTRAVRDGDHFVLDGRKQWVTNGGFAKAFIVFARTGQPGPKGISAFLVDRDTPGLTLGRKTEKLGIHSSDTTDVLFEDARVPAERLLGVEGEGYKIALASLGIGRLGIAAQSVGILAACLDTAQTYARDRRQFGTPIGHFQAVSFKIADMAVDLDAARLLLYRAAWMKDRDMPMLDASSKAKLFASTAARKHAAECVQVLGGYGYTTEFPAERYYRDAKITEIYEGTSEVQRIVIARELLGRL; encoded by the coding sequence ATGAACTTCGAGTTAAGCGACGATCAGCGCGCCATCCGCGAGGCCGTCAGCGCATTCGCGGCGCGCGAGATCGCGCCGCACGCCGCGCAGTGGGATCGCGACCACACTTTTCCGGTTGAGTTATTCAAATCGCTCGGCGAGATCGGCATCATGGGGATGTCGGTGTCGGAAAAATATGGCGGTGCGCAGCTCGACGCCATCAGCGTCGCGATCTCGATCGAAGAGCTGAGCCGGGCCGACGCCGGCGTGGGCGTCACCGTTTCCGTGCACGCGGGTCTCATCACGCGCATCATCGAGGGATTCGCATCCGAAGCGCTGCGCTTGATGTACCTCCCCAACATGTGCGCGGGAGAATGGCTCGGCGGCTTTGCGCTCACCGAGGCCGAATCGGGTTCGGACGCGAGCGGCCTGCGCACGCGCGCCGTTCGCGATGGCGATCATTTCGTGCTCGATGGCCGCAAACAGTGGGTGACCAACGGCGGCTTCGCCAAGGCGTTCATCGTATTCGCCCGCACCGGTCAGCCGGGTCCCAAAGGCATCTCCGCGTTTCTGGTCGACCGCGACACGCCGGGTCTCACGCTCGGGCGAAAAACCGAGAAGCTCGGCATCCATTCGTCCGACACCACCGACGTGCTGTTCGAGGACGCGCGCGTGCCGGCGGAGCGACTGCTCGGCGTCGAAGGCGAAGGCTACAAGATCGCGCTTGCGAGTCTTGGCATCGGGCGGCTCGGCATCGCGGCGCAATCGGTCGGCATCCTTGCAGCATGTTTGGACACGGCGCAGACGTACGCGCGCGACCGGCGCCAATTCGGCACGCCGATCGGACATTTCCAGGCCGTGTCGTTCAAGATCGCCGATATGGCCGTGGACCTCGACGCCGCTCGGCTCTTGCTCTATCGCGCGGCATGGATGAAAGACCGCGACATGCCGATGCTCGACGCATCCTCAAAAGCCAAACTCTTCGCTTCAACCGCGGCGCGCAAGCACGCGGCGGAATGCGTGCAAGTCCTCGGCGGCTACGGATACACCACGGAATTTCCGGCCGAGCGTTATTATCGTGATGCGAAGATCACCGAAATATATGAAGGGACGTCCGAAGTGCAGCGCATCGTCATCGCGCGCGAACTCCTCGGGCGCCTCTAA
- a CDS encoding 3-hydroxybutyryl-CoA dehydrogenase, with translation MQRRRTRRRTARGSPLTEMRVLVVGAGQMGGGIAHVCAAFGNDVLLNDVSADAVQRGIDAITKNLSRAVSKGKLAQEQADETLSRISAHLDLTKPSDVSIAIEAASEDETLKKRIFTTLDKATPSAAILASNTSSISITALGAATKRADRVIGMHFMNPVPVMKLVEVIRGIATSDATYEAVRSLATGLGKTPVEVRDFPGFVSNRVLMPMINEAIYAHFEGVGSAEAIDTVMKLGMNHPMGPLELADFIGLDTCLAIMNVLHDGFSDSKYRPCPLLKQMVAAGYLGKKSGRGFYIYT, from the coding sequence CTGCAGCGGCGGCGGACAAGGCGACGCACTGCTCGTGGAAGTCCGCTAACAGAGATGCGCGTGCTCGTCGTGGGCGCCGGCCAGATGGGCGGCGGCATTGCGCACGTCTGCGCGGCGTTCGGCAACGACGTGCTGCTCAACGACGTCTCCGCCGATGCGGTGCAGCGTGGAATCGATGCAATAACGAAAAACCTGAGCCGCGCTGTGAGTAAAGGTAAGCTCGCACAGGAGCAGGCCGACGAAACGCTGTCGCGCATCAGCGCACATCTCGACCTGACGAAACCGTCCGACGTGTCGATAGCGATCGAGGCGGCCAGCGAAGATGAGACGTTGAAAAAGCGCATCTTCACGACGCTGGACAAGGCCACGCCGTCCGCGGCGATTCTCGCGAGCAACACCTCGTCCATATCCATCACCGCGCTCGGCGCCGCCACCAAGCGCGCAGACCGCGTGATCGGCATGCACTTCATGAACCCTGTTCCCGTCATGAAGCTCGTCGAGGTCATTCGCGGAATCGCCACAAGCGACGCGACCTACGAAGCGGTAAGGTCGCTCGCCACCGGCCTCGGCAAGACGCCGGTCGAAGTGCGCGACTTTCCGGGGTTTGTGTCGAATCGAGTGCTCATGCCGATGATCAACGAGGCGATCTATGCGCATTTCGAGGGCGTCGGTTCGGCCGAGGCGATCGATACCGTGATGAAGCTCGGCATGAACCATCCGATGGGGCCGCTGGAATTGGCCGACTTCATCGGCCTCGACACGTGCTTGGCCATCATGAACGTGCTGCACGACGGGTTTTCGGATTCCAAGTACCGCCCGTGTCCGCTGCTCAAGCAGATGGTGGCCGCGGGTTATCTCGGCAAGAAGAGCGGCCGGGGCTTTTACATCTACACATGA
- the sucD gene encoding succinate--CoA ligase subunit alpha has product MSIYLDKKSKVIVQGITGREGLYHANRMRTYGTNMVGGVTPGKGGQTVEGFTVFDGVAEAREKTGANVSVIFVPPPFAADAILEAADAGIELVICITEGIPVHDVIKAMAVIGPGTRVVGPNCPGVISPGAALAGIMPGHVFAPGRVGLISRSGTATYEIVDHLTRNGIGQSTCVGIGGDPIIGSVFVDCLEAFEADSETDAVVIVGEIGGTDEEDAAQMIEDRKFTKPAVSFIGGRSAPKGKRMGHAGAIISGNSGTPESKVVAFHRVNVPVADSPSDIPGLVKRAIASS; this is encoded by the coding sequence TTGTCCATCTACCTCGACAAGAAATCGAAAGTCATCGTGCAAGGCATCACCGGGCGCGAAGGTCTCTATCACGCGAATCGCATGCGCACGTACGGCACGAATATGGTCGGCGGCGTCACGCCCGGCAAGGGCGGCCAGACCGTCGAAGGCTTCACCGTCTTTGACGGCGTCGCCGAAGCGCGCGAAAAAACCGGCGCGAACGTCAGCGTGATCTTCGTGCCGCCGCCGTTCGCCGCCGATGCGATCCTCGAAGCGGCCGACGCCGGCATTGAGCTGGTCATCTGCATCACCGAGGGCATTCCGGTGCACGACGTCATCAAAGCCATGGCGGTGATCGGGCCGGGCACTCGAGTGGTCGGCCCCAACTGCCCGGGCGTCATCTCACCCGGCGCTGCCCTCGCAGGGATCATGCCCGGCCACGTTTTCGCTCCTGGCCGCGTCGGGCTCATCAGCCGCAGCGGCACCGCAACATACGAGATCGTCGACCACCTTACGCGCAACGGGATCGGCCAGAGCACATGCGTGGGCATCGGCGGTGATCCGATCATCGGCAGCGTGTTCGTCGATTGTCTCGAAGCCTTCGAAGCCGATTCAGAGACGGATGCGGTCGTCATCGTCGGCGAGATCGGCGGCACCGACGAAGAAGATGCCGCGCAAATGATCGAAGACCGGAAATTCACAAAGCCGGCCGTTTCGTTCATCGGCGGCCGCTCGGCCCCAAAGGGTAAGCGCATGGGGCATGCGGGCGCGATCATAAGCGGCAATTCCGGGACGCCGGAATCGAAGGTCGTAGCATTTCACCGGGTCAACGTGCCGGTCGCCGACAGCCCCTCGGACATCCCCGGGCTGGTGAAGCGCGCGATCGCCTCCTCGTAG
- the sucC gene encoding ADP-forming succinate--CoA ligase subunit beta, which yields MRLLEYQGKMLFAEAGIPTPPGKAASSVDEAVAIMRANPVPSVVKAQVLVGGRGKAGGIKFCNNADDVVEPAKAILGMRIANAQNPEGEIAKTIWIEQRVDIAKELYLSIAIDRASKRPIIMASAMGGMDVEEVADNHPEAIAKYRINPAMGYSAFVGRRVAREAGLPKEIWNQFSALLGKLYGLFFDVGAILVEINPLAITKDGKLIASDAKVELDDSGLFRRPELASWKLETESDPLKERAIAAGLGENNYVQLDGDVGIIGNGAGLVMSTLDAVKQAGGEPANFLDVGGGAKADVMREAVNIVTSNPKVKSLFINIFGGITRGDEVAKGLIEALSGGGWTKDKLVIRLTGTNEKEGRALLSANGIKSVETMNDGAREAVALAKK from the coding sequence ATGCGACTCTTAGAATACCAAGGGAAAATGCTGTTCGCCGAAGCCGGCATTCCCACGCCGCCCGGCAAGGCTGCGTCCAGTGTGGATGAGGCCGTCGCGATCATGCGCGCAAATCCCGTTCCGTCGGTTGTGAAGGCGCAAGTGCTGGTAGGAGGGCGCGGAAAAGCCGGTGGGATAAAATTCTGCAACAATGCCGATGATGTGGTCGAGCCGGCCAAAGCCATCCTGGGCATGCGCATCGCCAACGCGCAAAACCCGGAAGGCGAGATCGCGAAAACAATCTGGATCGAGCAGCGCGTCGACATCGCCAAGGAGCTGTATCTCTCGATCGCGATCGACCGCGCGAGCAAGCGGCCGATCATCATGGCGTCGGCCATGGGCGGCATGGATGTCGAAGAGGTCGCCGATAATCATCCGGAAGCGATAGCAAAGTATCGCATCAATCCGGCAATGGGGTATTCCGCATTCGTCGGCCGCCGAGTCGCGCGCGAGGCCGGATTGCCCAAGGAGATCTGGAACCAGTTCAGCGCGTTGCTCGGCAAACTGTACGGACTCTTCTTCGATGTGGGCGCGATCTTGGTCGAGATCAATCCGCTTGCGATCACCAAAGACGGAAAGCTCATCGCGTCGGATGCCAAAGTCGAGCTCGACGACAGCGGCCTCTTCCGGCGCCCCGAACTTGCATCGTGGAAGCTTGAGACGGAAAGCGATCCGCTCAAAGAACGCGCGATCGCTGCCGGCTTGGGCGAGAACAACTACGTGCAGCTCGACGGCGACGTCGGGATCATCGGCAACGGCGCGGGCCTCGTCATGAGCACGCTCGACGCGGTGAAGCAAGCCGGCGGCGAACCGGCGAACTTCCTCGACGTGGGCGGCGGCGCGAAGGCCGACGTGATGCGCGAAGCGGTCAACATCGTCACCTCCAACCCCAAAGTGAAGTCGCTGTTCATCAACATCTTCGGCGGCATCACGCGCGGCGACGAGGTCGCGAAAGGATTGATCGAAGCGCTGTCCGGCGGCGGTTGGACCAAGGACAAGCTTGTGATCCGCCTGACGGGCACGAACGAAAAGGAAGGCCGCGCGCTCTTGTCCGCCAACGGCATCAAATCGGTGGAGACGATGAATGACGGCGCGCGCGAAGCAGTGGCGTTAGCGAAAAAATAA
- a CDS encoding methyltransferase has translation MHVNTGGFRTLVFKNRGALLVPVALVLLIFGRPSVASAVVGVAIAVLGELLRVWAVGYSGVTTRAEIVTAPTLVTAGPYGSVRNPLYLANAIVALGFWFAFSGGISIAEAGMLLIVVLALVLGVYAIIIPLEEAYLAGLFGQEYRRYLETVPRLLPLGSSLPVIERKGVWHGNVIARAEIITLTFFALMVIVVVLKLGPWSGLGVFF, from the coding sequence ATGCACGTAAACACCGGCGGATTTCGCACGCTTGTGTTCAAGAACCGCGGCGCGCTGCTCGTGCCCGTCGCGCTTGTGCTGCTGATCTTCGGCAGACCGTCGGTCGCGAGCGCCGTCGTCGGCGTCGCGATCGCAGTGCTGGGCGAACTTCTCCGCGTTTGGGCAGTGGGCTACTCCGGCGTCACGACGCGCGCGGAGATCGTGACGGCTCCGACCCTTGTCACCGCCGGCCCTTACGGCTCGGTGCGCAACCCGCTCTATCTCGCCAACGCGATCGTCGCGCTCGGTTTTTGGTTTGCGTTCTCCGGTGGCATCTCGATCGCCGAGGCCGGCATGCTGCTGATCGTGGTCCTCGCACTCGTGCTGGGCGTCTACGCCATCATCATCCCATTGGAAGAGGCATATCTCGCCGGATTGTTCGGTCAAGAATATCGCCGTTATCTTGAAACGGTACCCCGTCTGCTGCCGCTTGGCAGTTCGCTCCCTGTCATCGAGCGCAAGGGCGTTTGGCACGGAAATGTGATCGCCCGTGCCGAGATAATCACGCTCACGTTCTTCGCGCTCATGGTGATCGTGGTTGTCCTCAAGCTCGGCCCCTGGAGCGGTCTCGGCGTCTTTTTCTAA
- the gmd gene encoding GDP-mannose 4,6-dehydratase: MSKRALITGITGQDGSYLAEFLLSKNYEVFGITRRSSTNSFDRIAHIVDKITLLSGDLLDEHSLATAIREAQPDEIYNLAAQSFVPTSWTQPVLTAEFTAVGVTRLLEALRGNKPDARFYQASSSEMFGKVLETPQKESTPFYPRSPYGVAKVYGHWITVNYRESYGLFACSGILFNHESPRRGLEFVTRKVTDAAARIKLGLSTELRLGNLDARRDWGFAGDYVEAMWLMLQQDEPDDFVISTGETRSVQELVESAFGAAGVDWREHVVLDPKFIRPAEVDLLVGDPSKARAKLGWKPKVAFAELIKDMVEADLARLRGK; the protein is encoded by the coding sequence GTTCTTGCTCTCCAAGAACTATGAGGTCTTCGGCATCACCCGACGTTCGAGCACCAATTCGTTCGACCGCATCGCGCACATCGTCGACAAGATCACGTTACTGTCCGGCGACTTGCTCGACGAGCATTCCCTCGCGACGGCGATTCGTGAAGCGCAGCCCGACGAGATATACAACTTGGCCGCGCAGTCGTTTGTGCCGACTTCGTGGACCCAACCTGTGCTCACGGCCGAATTCACCGCGGTGGGTGTGACGCGACTGTTGGAGGCGCTGCGCGGCAACAAACCCGATGCGCGTTTCTACCAGGCCTCGAGCAGCGAGATGTTCGGCAAAGTGCTCGAGACGCCGCAGAAGGAGAGCACGCCGTTCTATCCGCGCAGCCCTTACGGGGTCGCGAAAGTCTACGGCCACTGGATCACCGTGAACTACCGCGAATCGTACGGTTTGTTCGCGTGCTCGGGCATACTCTTCAACCACGAAAGTCCGCGTCGCGGTTTGGAGTTTGTCACTCGCAAAGTGACCGATGCAGCAGCCCGCATCAAACTCGGGCTGAGCACCGAACTGCGGCTGGGCAACCTCGATGCGCGCCGGGATTGGGGCTTCGCCGGCGACTACGTCGAAGCGATGTGGCTCATGCTTCAGCAAGACGAACCGGACGACTTCGTGATTTCCACCGGCGAGACGCGCAGCGTCCAAGAACTCGTGGAATCCGCATTCGGGGCGGCGGGTGTCGATTGGCGCGAACACGTCGTGCTGGATCCAAAATTCATCCGTCCTGCGGAGGTCGACTTGCTCGTGGGCGACCCAAGCAAAGCCCGCGCAAAGCTGGGCTGGAAACCGAAAGTCGCGTTCGCCGAATTGATCAAAGACATGGTCGAGGCCGATCTGGCGAGGCTGCGTGGCAAATAA